From the genome of Solanum lycopersicum chromosome 12, SLM_r2.1:
ATACCAGAACATCGGTTCGCTTCTCTTTGCCTCTTAACCCCTGTTTTTCTACCAACCAGATCCATACTTTCCGGCGATGCAGCTGATGTAGATCTCGATTGATCATCCATACTAGAAACCTTCAGATCTATACTCTCCGTCGACGATCTATCAGAACGCTTCAGATCTGAGATAACAGCAACTGAGAGGTGCGTCGTCGTAGAAGGAGGCGATGGTGAAGGTACCGGTAGAGTTGGAGAGCATAGAGGGATGGATTCCGGCACCTTCAGCTCggtttcttctttctctctcttctgCGCCGCCATGATGGAGAGATTTCTAGAGAGAGAGAATGGAAATGAAATGGGAATTTGGGGTGTTGGGAAGTGTTTGGCTGAGGAGttttagagagagagaaatgggAAAAAAAGGAGAAGTATTATTATAAAGGAGAAATTAGAGATAAAGTCGGTAAAAGGTCGGccatatagtttttctttttttttaaggaaaaatcaaaattatgatatatatacatttttaaaaataaaattaaatatgtaagCTTTTGTTATGTGCGGAATTAGATTGATAAAAGTGTATTTgtgttatatatttatatatatatttattttgtgaaattGAGATAATTATTTAAAGTAGAAATACTTTTATGATAGAATGAGAAAGTGAATTATTCTATTTGATTTGATGCATGCATAATCAAATTAATAGTATTTATTAGGTTTATAAGTTGTAAGTATGGTTAGTTTACCTAATTTTGCACATGTTAAATAAgaatttttagaatttaaaaGGTACTCCAATTGTGTTTAGACTTTTAGATAACagtaaaattgaacaaaattgAGTGTTTTCGAGGTTCATAACTTTAGATATTAACCATATGGTCAAGCTTCACTTGTTTCAAATGGTTCACAAGAGAACTTAATAGAAGAAGGAAATGAGGTAATGCAAATAAGGATGATATTGAGTATATACATATGAGTAGTTTGGTTCACGGGATAAAGTGGACGATAAACTTAGTATTACGTGggataaattaattcaataattataatCGCATAACTGTAATTCCGAGATAACTCGATCCATGAATCAAACGACCCCGTCTATCTTTGTGAACACTTCTAAAGAACATGGATATCCCTTCGTAAATTTCTCTTTACTAGGTTGCTCAACTGCAACAGTGCAAAGAAAATTGTCTGAATGCAACTTTTCAACACTTAATTTGCTGCATTTAGCATATAAAAGGAGCTAATGACAGTTCTTTATGAAACATGTAGGATAAATGCCACAAggtaaaaaggttcaaaatcaGAAATGAACCCTTCAAAAATACCGTGAGATGTGTCCGATCCTCTAAAAGTAATACATTTCTGGAGAGTCCAAGCAACGAAATCCTTGGCAAGCGATTCATATTCATCggaattaaaaaaggaaaattaataaGGATCAAATCAATTGAATGTATGTAATTCTTAGCTTCACACCCAAATTGTGTACTCATCCTTTTACTTTTAAGCACTGTTTTTCCCACTCACTATCTGATGTGGGACAATGTCTCCATATAATTCATCAAGTTAACTACTCTTAATAAGCATCCAAACCAATAAATTATTTCACTTCACAACTATTAATAAGGATCAAGTGTTTGGCTAATTCCCTACCAGTTTTGACCAATAACTTAGATTCTTCAGCTCCAAGTGGCTATCAGAATCTCtccaaaatttgataatatGAAGGCTCTCTTCTTCAGTTGATCTTTGAAGGATAATTCGAGATGCATAACCCTTCTTTCTCATCTCAAGACATATTTCTGAGGGTTTATTAGCAGTAAGCGTGACCATATATAACCAGCCTTTCTCTGACAAAAGATTGTTGGCAGCAGGCAGTATTTTATCAATAACGCTTCGACCATTCTCCCCTCCAGCCCATGCCGAAGTGATGCCTTCAAAACCAACTTCGTCTTCAGGTGTAGGAACATAAGGAGGGTTCACAACCAGCACATCAACTGATCTTGCCAAGCGCTTCT
Proteins encoded in this window:
- the SAP10 gene encoding stress-associated protein 10, whose protein sequence is MAAQKREKEETELKVPESIPLCSPTLPVPSPSPPSTTTHLSVAVISDLKRSDRSSTESIDLKVSSMDDQSRSTSAASPESMDLVGRKTGVKRQREANRCSGMGCRRKVGLMPFRCRCGEVFCSEHRYSDRHDCSYDYKAAGREAIAKENPVVKAAKILKV
- the LOC101249900 gene encoding uncharacterized protein produces the protein MLSRIAKIPLVSSHPEVYEPCDDSFALVDALLADRTNMLQQKPSICMEIGCGSGYVITSLAVMLGDEGFVPYYIATDINPHAIRVTRETMDAHGVYAELVNTDITSGLEKRLARSVDVLVVNPPYVPTPEDEVGFEGITSAWAGGENGRSVIDKILPAANNLLSEKGWLYMVTLTANKPSEICLEMRKKGYASRIILQRSTEEESLHIIKFWRDSDSHLELKNLSYWSKLVGN